Within Conger conger chromosome 3, fConCon1.1, whole genome shotgun sequence, the genomic segment TTTATTCTGTTTGCAGAAAAGACCTGTGTTCTTCctcattagagagagagagagagagagagggagagggaaggagagggaaagagagggaggcagacagagagacacagagatagaccgagtgagagagagagggagagagagagagagagagagacaccgagCATGCCATTTGATCTTAGGACCCCACACTCCAAAAAGCCTATGTTCCATGAAGCTGTTCCTgcatgttccacacacacacacacacacacacaaacagatggtGTGCAGGGTTATCGCATGCAATTGCACCATGACATAAGATTCACAAGCAAATCAAATCCAGTTTAAATCACAAAAGATGTATTTTCATAACCCAAATGAGACACCATGCCCTTTTATCTTATATGACACATGTAAGTAAACACAGGCACAAGTGCGTTGGGTTTGTCAGATCTTAAACCAAAACCGGTGGGCGAAATCAGCAGGAACACGAGGAGTTGCTCAGCGAGTCACAAATCACGTCTGATTGGACAACGGAAAAACAGTGGCATGACGGGAGCTGTGTGCGATGATCCGGCCGCATGACCGATAACCTGAACCAGATGCCGTAGAAAGGCCCGGAAGAGTCTAGCTGCTAGTGATTCAGGCCGTGTAGGAACGGCTTGCTATGACGTGGCCTCTAAGACATCAGGTTGAGAAACCTGCTCTCCTCGGCCAGAGCCGTCAGCATGGAGGTCATGTCCCCGATGGCCATGTTGCCCATCCCGGCCGGAACCGGCGGTAGCAGGGTCACCGAGTTGCGAGGGGTGGTGAGCCGGGAGGAATTCTGGGATAGGCTCTGGAGGACGCTGGGGCTGAGGGTCCCCGACATGAGGCTGGAGTGGTCCCCGTCGTCCAGCATGGAGTCGAAGTCGATCTGCGGGTGCTCGAGACGCTGGGAGGTGCTGGACACCTGCCCCGCCCCCGGGGACGCCATGGCCACGGCCGTGGGCGTGACCTCTTCTGAGgggcagggggcgctgtggggcgGCTGAGGGTCAAAGCTGGGTTCGAACATGTGGATCTGCCCCGTGTAGAACATGGCGTCCTCGTCCCCGGCTGGGTGACCGGAGCCGTTCGGTCGCTTGGGGGTGGCTTCCGAGGTGCCGTAACTGGGGCTGAAGTTGGACTGGGGGAAGGCCCCCGAATGCTGCCTGCTCAGGGATTTGGGCTCCATGGGCGGCCTCGGCTGAATTAGTCCTTGGTACCCGTTTTGGACAGACCTCTGGGACGGTATGGCCGGATTTTGTTGGTTGGAGTTCATTTGGGAGTAATTATCGAAAGAGACTACATGGTTTTGATTTCCCCCAGTCTGGGGGTGGGTCCTGGACCTGTAGTTCTGTGTTTCGGGAGGTTGGACCACCCCCCTGCCACTTGGCGCAAGCACACCCATGGAGCCGTCAGCCACGCTGGTGCAGAAGGGTCGAGGGGCGACACCGCTGTTCTGGGCTTGGCCCGCTAAGCTGCCAGGGTTCTGACAGGGCTGGGCGCAGCTCCTCTGAGGCGCCAGGCCCGAGTTCCGGCTCTGCTGGGCGGCTTGCGCCAGGTTCTGACTCATGTGCGCCACCTGCTGGTTGGAGGTCGTGCCCTGGAAGGGCCCAAAGTTGTGCCTCTGCTGAACCAGGGCGAGGTTTCCCCGGGGGTAAGGCTGCTTGACCTGTGGAGGTTCCACAGATCCCGAGCTCACCTCGTTCCACTGCACCGGCATGCTGGTCCTGTTCGGGAAGCGCTGCCGGGAAGCGGGGCTCGGCTGGCAAGCCGGGGGAGCGGCAGGGACATCCGCCAAAGCCATCCTCCGCTGCCCGTAGAACTGAGCCTGCTGGGGGGTAGTGTTCCCCCGGAAACCGTGCTGCTGGTTAGCGTACGGAGGAGCGTTAGCGTCCTGGTTCTGCGACCGTAAGTACTGCACCACGTCATCCGGCAGCACCAGCTCGTCCTCCCCGCCCTGAACGCCGGCGTCGTCCGCCATGGTCTCCATGGCAACGTTCTCGGAGATGCTGGGCGGGCGGGGCGCGAAGGGATGGCAGTGCAGGCTGCCGTCGGAGCGGGCGTGGTAGCCCTGAGGAGCCAGGCCCCGCCGCTCCAGGACGGACCCGGCCGGCGGAAAGGCGGGGTTGACGCTGCCCATGCTGCCGAATCGCTGCACCCGGGGCAGGGGCGGGAGGTCGGAGGTCAGCCGGCGCACGGGGTCGCTGGCCCGCCGGGGGACGTTGGCGGGGACCTCGTGGGGCATGAGGCCGGGCGCCCCGTAGCCCAGGTCGCTGCAGCGGCGGGGGACCGCGGCCCCATTGAACGGACGCAGCAGGGAGTCCCCGAACGTGCCCACCTGCGCCCCCAGGGTCATGCGGTCCATGTTGGGCAGGGGGGTCGGCGGGGCGCCCCCCGTGGCGGCGGCGTACTTGGCTTTGAGGCGGTAGTGCTGGGCGGGGGTGAGGCTCAGGAGGCCTGGGggcgccccccaccccccgccgcAGTGCGAGGCTTCGCTGGAGCGGCGCGACAGGTCGGCAGAGATGGGGTCGTACGAGTCGGCCGAGCTGACGTCGTTGGGCCGGCCGAAGTGCGAGGCCTCGCTGGACCGGCGGCTAGAGCAGCAGGGCGAGATGCCCGAGGACCGGCGGCTCAGGGTGTAGGCCGAGCTGAGCAGGCTGGTGCCGCTGTCCCTGCGCTCGTTCAGCTGGTTCAGCATGGTCACCTCCGCGGAGGGCAGCTCTCCTCCGCCAGGGCAGGGGAACGCGGTGAGGGGGGGCCCGAAACCTGAATTCTCCAGTAAGGAACCTGCGGGACAGAGAGAGGCCATTACGGAGTGGTCCTTGATTCTcttacacacacctgagagccATTTGCAGTGTGGCACCTGATTGGGCATCCTGTGTTTGGGCACCTTCCCTATTTGTGCTGTTATCTGAATAAATGGTTGAGTGGGCGGAACCAGAGACATGTCAACAAGAGCAGGTGCAATGGATGATAGCGTAACGCCATTGAGTGGCGCTAGCGTAGCATATCGTGACATCTCTTTCACTCCGTGGCTCATGGCCTGACTCATGCCGTATGTTGTGGTCTTctgttgtaaaatgtttcagTAGCAAAAGTGGAACATCATGTCAAAAACGTTGTTTTAGCTGGATAAATATTTGTTGTCACACTACATTCACGTTATTCACCATACATTGAGGTAGAGAATTTTCTTTTCAtgcataaagaagaaaaaaagggaaaaaaggatTGTTATTGTCAGGGTTCAATTAGAGCCTACAATGAAATTAACAATTGACTttcattcattgatttaatGCTAGCATCTGACGCATCTCAGGTGGAACTGTTCTTGGAATAAACGATTGAGTGGGTTCTCTGAATGAACGATTGACTGGGTAGAGCTATATTCTGAATAAATGGTTCAATGGGTGGAGTTTGGATGGACAGTTCGATAGGCGGGGCTGTTCTCTGAATAATAGGTTGAGTCAGTGGAGTTTTTCTCTGGGCAGACAGTGGGTAGAGCTATATTCTGAATAAATGGTTCAATGGGTGGAGTTTGGACAGACAGCTGAGTAGGCGGAGCTGTTCTCTGAATAGCAACCGATCATATGCGAATTGTTTCTTTGATTCTTATCTGACCTGTTCagtttgttctgttttgttcgTTGCCCTGGATAAACAcgactgctaaataaaatgtaatgagtGGGCCAAGCTGCTCTGACCTGTGGCTGGGATGGGGGGCAGCATGGGGTTCCGGGCCGGAGGTGTGTGGTTGGCCCAGGAGCAGGAGTCCCTCACTGTTTTCAGCTTCTCCCTCTTGAGGTGCTCCAGCCTGTAGGGGGCGCCGACGTTCTTGTGCAGCTGCAGGCCGAGCGCCGCCATTCCCCCGCTGCCTGGGGAGACGGTGGAGTCCACCACGGGGGCGTCGTCCAGCCCGGTCAGGTCTCCCAGGCTCCCCCCGCTGTGATTGGTCAGCTCTACTCCACTGTCGTTGTTGGTGGCGCTGCCGAGCGGAGACGGCTCACTGCTGCAGGAGGACTGCCCCCCCGGGCTGGACTGATACATCTGGGGGGGGAAGAGACAGGGTCACGCAACCGTACCACACAGCAACATAACCACCTAGGCATGCCTGGGGCCTCGTGGCTATATGaagtatctaatcagccaatcatgtggcagcaactcaatgcatggATCCATgtagacatagtcaagaggttaaGTTGTTGACcacaccaaacatcagaatggggaagaaatgtgatctaagtgacactacactgactgtggaatgattgtttgtgccagatgggctggtttgtgtAACtcttgatctcctgggattttcacacacaacagtcactCGAGTtagctaaaaaaaaacccagctctCTGGATGAAAACATCTTACTTatgagaggttagaggagaatggccagagtgGTCAGCAGACAGGAAAATGACAACAACTCAAATTGGGCTGACATAAGGTGACACTCCATCTGACAGCCCTCTCTACCATTCAGCTGTTCATTTAGCATtagtgctaagtggtatatgATACCCCACTTGTGTTCTCCTCTGGGCAAGAGTGTCTCCTAAATTAACGTAAAGTGATGTGATGGGATGCTGGTCCTTAATATGActaattattaaaaatgttttttttccaagaaaCTGCTTCAATGAAAAAATGCAGGGTTAAATGGATGGCAAACCCTTGCGAGGCCACAGCCACAATGTTTGTGAAGGTAATATGTAAAGGATGGATAGGGTGAGCCGTCTGCTTGCATAACCCACAGACTAAAGGTCTCTAATGACACTAATTCATCCTGACCCAAACTGAACTAAAAAGCAAGTTTTGATCACAGTGTGATCTCTGGAAATATTTGTTCAGCATGGCGCAGTACTAGCGGTTGAATATTAATGGCCCGATGGCTTTTATCCTTGCATGATGTGGATTACTGCCAGATCTCCTGGCCAcagtgagaggaggggggggggggggtgggggcgatTGAAGgtgaatgtagtgtgtgtgtatgtgtgtgtgtaggggggtttgGGACACCCAGCTGGTATGTGGTGTTCAGAATGAAAGCTCACACGAGAGACACAAATGAATCCCAGGTGCAAGCAATTTGCAGCTCTATATGTACAATATTTTGGTGATAATATTTTTTAACTGCTATTAAACCAAACACTTGTCTTGCATAAAACACGGAGTAATGCTAATTGTGTGATAATCAGCTGTAGGCCTTACTGACAGCATTAACAGTAACAGTTACGGTGCGTCCTGTGTTCATCAAAAGTgcagtacactctcagaaagaaaggtttctttggcttgtctccatagaggaaccctttttagttatttatggaaccctttatcataggtgtgaactgtgaaagctcccagacaaagaaccattttggccaacaaagaacccttgaactagatatgGTTCTtcaatggaatcacagggttctttttagaaccattttttttctgagagtgtatcatATTAGCACCACAATATAGTGTGAAGCCTAAATATGAGTCCATTAATGTTTAATGAATAAGTCCCTGAATGTGAAACCTAAACAAAGACAGCTTCATTAacgttttaaaatgaattatggaACATTGAACATTGAAAGAATGGAGGGCTGAACTGTAGCTGTGCTCACCTCAGTAAGGTCTGTCCTTAAGGAATGTTttaaggaagagaaagagagacattcAAGCAACAAGCAAGGAAGTGTTATATAAGCAAGGAAGAGTTGAGTTACAGGATGAAGACAGATCTCTGGGCTTAACAAGCACAACATGTTAGTGTTAGTACAGAAGAGTGAACAAGGCTCATAAATATACAGAGGTGGAAAATACAGGATCCTTTCTGATATTTAGTTTCAATTGCTGTAGCATAATtccagccaggaggtagaactcattagtgaaatcagctgcctgagttcatgggtggtaGAAATATACGGTAGGACTTTTATTTCCGGATCCTTGGACTTTCCACCACTGTAAATATATCTTAATTATTCATTTGCTGTTGAATTCATGCAGCCTAAAAATACCCTGCTCTTGTATGACTGTAATGATGTTATTTTTACTCAGCATCTCTCTCAGTACATCATAATGTCCTGTATAAGAACTGATTGTAACAGCGCGTGCGGACGGATTAGCCCGCGGCACTCACCACAGAGTTCTCAGTCTTTATGGATTTGACCTGCAGACAGTCCTCCACGCCTCTGAGGGCAGCGTTGCCCTCCAGCCTGTCCTCCGAGTGCCTGCCGCCCAGCTTGGCGCTGGCCTCGTTCTCCCCATTCTCCTTGGGGCCCTGGGGCCTGGGGGGCCCGTCGTTGCGCTGCTTCTTGGTGACGTGCGCTTCGGGGCCGTGGACGGTCTTCACGTGTTTCCTGAGAGAGCTGGGGTCCGTGTAGCGCTTGGTGCAGCCGGGGATCTT encodes:
- the gli2a gene encoding zinc finger protein GLI2a, with the translated sequence METSTQTATEKKECKMSASEGPSFSDLPKKPSPSTLARAPHHIFPTFHTPIPIDVRHHEGRYHYEPHALHAMHGPPGLGGSPVISDISLIRLSPHAAGTGESPFSPPHPYVSPHMEQYLRSVHSSPTLSMISAARGLSPAELTHEHLKERGLFGLPPPPPGSNTAEYYHLMASHRNPYGDLLMQTGAAATAHLPDYISPVDVSRFPSPRLTPRLSRKRALSISPLSDASIDLQTMIRTSPNSLVAYINNSRGSSAASSSYGHLSVGGISPSFTFPHPINPMAYQQILSQQRGLSAFGHTPPLMQPSPAFSARSHPLGISGLPTATQNHHHAESHQNAGGDSAVSSTVNPMITKRSKVKTEGECPRPASPCSQAHLSGTLDLKEDLDKDEGKQEPEVVYETNCHWEGCSKEYDTQDQLVHHINNEHIHGEKKEFVCRWEECSREQKPFKAQYMLVVHMRRHTGEKPHKCTFEGCSKAYSRLENLKTHLRSHTGEKPYVCEHEGCNKAFSNASDRAKHQNRTHSNEKPYVCKIPGCTKRYTDPSSLRKHVKTVHGPEAHVTKKQRNDGPPRPQGPKENGENEASAKLGGRHSEDRLEGNAALRGVEDCLQVKSIKTENSVMYQSSPGGQSSCSSEPSPLGSATNNDSGVELTNHSGGSLGDLTGLDDAPVVDSTVSPGSGGMAALGLQLHKNVGAPYRLEHLKREKLKTVRDSCSWANHTPPARNPMLPPIPATGSLLENSGFGPPLTAFPCPGGGELPSAEVTMLNQLNERRDSGTSLLSSAYTLSRRSSGISPCCSSRRSSEASHFGRPNDVSSADSYDPISADLSRRSSEASHCGGGWGAPPGLLSLTPAQHYRLKAKYAAATGGAPPTPLPNMDRMTLGAQVGTFGDSLLRPFNGAAVPRRCSDLGYGAPGLMPHEVPANVPRRASDPVRRLTSDLPPLPRVQRFGSMGSVNPAFPPAGSVLERRGLAPQGYHARSDGSLHCHPFAPRPPSISENVAMETMADDAGVQGGEDELVLPDDVVQYLRSQNQDANAPPYANQQHGFRGNTTPQQAQFYGQRRMALADVPAAPPACQPSPASRQRFPNRTSMPVQWNEVSSGSVEPPQVKQPYPRGNLALVQQRHNFGPFQGTTSNQQVAHMSQNLAQAAQQSRNSGLAPQRSCAQPCQNPGSLAGQAQNSGVAPRPFCTSVADGSMGVLAPSGRGVVQPPETQNYRSRTHPQTGGNQNHVVSFDNYSQMNSNQQNPAIPSQRSVQNGYQGLIQPRPPMEPKSLSRQHSGAFPQSNFSPSYGTSEATPKRPNGSGHPAGDEDAMFYTGQIHMFEPSFDPQPPHSAPCPSEEVTPTAVAMASPGAGQVSSTSQRLEHPQIDFDSMLDDGDHSSLMSGTLSPSVLQSLSQNSSRLTTPRNSVTLLPPVPAGMGNMAIGDMTSMLTALAEESRFLNLMS